The Armatimonadota bacterium region CGTCCCCGACGTGGGGGCAGCGTTCCTGGAGATCCCGGAAGGCCGCAAGCAGCCGTTCGCCGATGCGGACCGCCCGCTCCACGAGCCGCTCCTCCTCCAAGATGTCCAACACCGCGAGGGCTGCGGCACAGCTCAGGGGGTTTCCTCCGTACGTGCCCCCGATCCCGCCTTCGGGCACCCAATCCAGGATCTCGGCCCGCCCGATCACCCCGGAGAGCGGCAACCCCGCGGCGATGGACTTGCCCACCACCAGGAGATCTGGTTCCAGCCCGAAGTGCTCCACCGCCCACATCCGGCCCGTCCGCCCGAACCCCGTCTGGACCTCGTCCGCGATGAGCAGGATGCCATGGGCGCGGCAGATCTCCGCCAGCCGGGGCAGAAATCCCGGAGGCGGGACCACGAACCCGCCCTCGCCCAGCACGGGCTCCACCACCACCGCGGCCACCCGATCGGGCTGCACGTGGAGCGTGAAGGCCTCCCGGAGACGCTCCAGACAGTACGCCACGGTCTGGTCCGGGTCCGGGAAGGGACTGCGGTAGGGGTACGGGTAGGGGATCCGGTATACCTCGGGCACGAAGGGGCCGAAGTTGCGCTTGTAGGGGTCCACCTTGCTGGTGAGGGTGAGGGCCATGTACGTGCGGCCGTGGAAGGCGCCCTCGAAGGCGATGAGGGCGGGCCGGCCCGTGTAGGCCCGGGCCAACTTCACCGCGTTCTCCACCGCCTCGGCACCGGAGTTGAAGAGCACGGCCTTCTTCGGGGCGTTGCCCGGCGCGAGGCGTGCGAGTCGCTCGCACAGGGCCACGTAGACCTCGTAAGGCACCACCGCGTAGTCCGTGTGGGTGAACCGGTCCAGCTGCTCCTGGACGGCCCGCACCACCCGGGGGTGGGCGTGGCCCACCGCCA contains the following coding sequences:
- the gabT gene encoding 4-aminobutyrate--2-oxoglutarate transaminase, producing MPSVSARNPLPGPHSAAILDRARRVVPRAMAWHHPVVVARAEGAVVYDVDGNRFLDLTGGVGCLAVGHAHPRVVRAVQEQLDRFTHTDYAVVPYEVYVALCERLARLAPGNAPKKAVLFNSGAEAVENAVKLARAYTGRPALIAFEGAFHGRTYMALTLTSKVDPYKRNFGPFVPEVYRIPYPYPYRSPFPDPDQTVAYCLERLREAFTLHVQPDRVAAVVVEPVLGEGGFVVPPPGFLPRLAEICRAHGILLIADEVQTGFGRTGRMWAVEHFGLEPDLLVVGKSIAAGLPLSGVIGRAEILDWVPEGGIGGTYGGNPLSCAAALAVLDILEEERLVERAVRIGERLLAAFRDLQERCPHVGDVRGLGAMVAMEFVEDPRTKEPAPHLVTRVIARARERGVLLLRAGIHGNVVRILVPLVIRDDQLSEALEGIARAVEEVDRPLPEEGSDA